From the genome of Sporomusa sphaeroides DSM 2875:
ATCGGAGTGAACTTCCAACCCGATTTCACCGCCAACAGGAATACACATTAGAGTTAGCTGCATAAATTCGCCCGTCCACATAGTGGTGCGAAATGCCTTATTTTGTTTTGCTGTCTGCGCTATATTTATAACAAAAGGTTTTGGACCATGGTCAGACAATTGATATCATCCTCCTTTTCCGGAGTTTATTACCATTATATGACGCTGCGCAGAATTAGGTGATGTAATCTATTATGTCTTCCATACTGGAGCGGATGAAGGGAATCACACAGGGACAAGGTACCTGGTCTTTGTCCCTGTAATAATATTACATTCTAAGCAGGAATATACTGTAAGTTAATCGTATTTTATAATTGGAAAATATTAACATGGCAATTAATATATAGGAAGGTTTTGGAGGTGGTTCATATGCCATTAACCAAAGAGCAAAAGAAAAAAATTTATGAAGAAGAACGTGAACGTATTAGGGCCAGAGAACGCATCGAGGCTGAACGTGCTCGGCGCAACCAGCCAAAATTCCCAAAGATAAAAGAACGGATAAAAAATTGGATCATTGTGTTAGGTTTTTTTCTTATGCTTTACATTGTATTAGGTGGAAATAACTAGCCAATCATGGACAAGCCCCTTGTTCCTGCCCACATAGTGATGTTTAACCACTCAAGGCCAGCAGGCTTATTTCAGAACCCAACCCCAATTAAGTTCTACTTTCTGTTGGATAAAAAAAAAGCCGGCTATTATACCGGTTTATATATTAATAACCTTTTTAAGCCTATCTAGCTCTCTGTCATGTTTACGTATTAATAAGTCTTGTGTATCAACCTTCATAGCTATAGTATTAAGCTTCTCTATTATCATATCATTAACATCTTGTTGAACTTCTCTAGCGTCAATTAAAGCCTTTAACATAGTACCGTGATTATATTCTATGCGTGTTGTAGCAGCTTCAATACGTGCCTGTCCTGCTTTGAGTTCCTTAATCTCAGCAAGCATCTGTTTTAGTAATTCTTCCACCATACCACCTCTTAGCAATTATTATAGCATATCATGCCTGCCACGATAACGAAGTTCGAAAACTTTTCTTTCCATGACAAATCTGCCCTTGCCATCCTCTATTGTCTTATAAGTAATAAATACTTATTGCTAGCCTATTGATCGAACTGACCAGGCAATATTTGATAATAACCTGCAACCGTCACACTGAAAATTAAATAATCCATGAAGTGGCTCTTGGAGTAACCATTCACCTTTACATGATGGACATTTCCTTGCTTGCTCTGCTTTCAGTCCCTTACCGCTTGATTTCAGCAGATAATAGTATGTGGGTATTCCAGTCGTAACGGTTATTCGGTTACAAATCTCTCTTCCTCTTATTGCTAAACTACTATCGTGTTTCGAAAGTTGAGAAAGGCCAAACCGTTCTCCTGTACTGCAATTCATTTGAAGAGTATCACAGGCTTTATAATCGCTTTCCCAGGTAATGATATCCCCGTATTCATCATCCCTGGTTGCCGGCAATCGATACAAAGGTATACCCCCAAAACAATCTCCACACCGGATGGGTGATTCAAGTGATACATACTTCTCGCCCCAGAATCTGCCCATTCATCCTTAATGCGCCTAATAAATGATCAAGTACCTCCTGTATTTGCTCAGGGTCCTGCGATACGGCAGGTTTAAAGATACCTTCTACAACAAACATGACTCCATTCTTCCTTTATTAAAAGATTCCACAAGTAGCATATTTGATTACTGCCTATCCTCTTCATGCAGCGGCCTCCTTTTCCATCGATATTCATTGATGAGTTTTAGTTCAAAGTTGTCATATTCGGAGTTATAGCAATGCACGTGAGGGCATGGAATATTTACTGATTCCTTCTTTAATCCCATTCTGTCAATAATATGTAGGTGATCACCTGTAAAACCATATAAATATATGAGATTATGCCGATCATAAACGATCGTTGTATTTGTTTCAGGTGAATGAATCCATATATCATGACGTCCGTCATTCTCAAAAAACTCTTTATAGCAATTAAGCAGCGTACTGACTTCATCATAAGTAAGTTCCCCAGTTTGGTATCTACCTTCTTCACATGAATGCGGGGTGTGCAGGACATACAAGATGTAAAACGGTCCATTGCATACGCCTACTAAATCTAACATTGTATCAATATGGCTTTGCGTGAGTCCCAAAACAATTCTTTCATAGCTACTGTTTTGCTCCACATTATATATGTCAAAGTAATGATACTCCTGGGATTCGCTGTTGCTGTGACTACCGAATTTAAACATGCATTCACATCCTTGGAATTCACAAACTCATTTATTATACTACTTCTATTTTCTTCCCTTGTCCTTAAAAACCTTTATAAGCAAGTAACAGTCCCAAAAACATCTCCGGCTTAATTTTAAAAAGGACTACCAAAAGGCCTGAATGTATGCCCAACCTCATTGTACTGTAATAATTCACTTACGGTAACAAATATATAACCACGCTCCCGAAGACCGTCTATTATAGTACCAAGTACGCGTGGCGTTGGAATTGGATATTGTCCATCATGCATTAAAATAATACTTCCAGGCTTTACTGCTTTATAAACTTCATCAATAATTCTCTTTTCTGGTGGACACTCCCAGTCTCGTGTATCTATTGACCATAAAACCACCTGATAGCCCCGTTGCTTGGCTATCCTAATCACCCGTTCGTTGAAAGCTCCTCCGGGAGGTCTGAATAAAGTCGGCATAGCAGTAATTGGCAGGATCACTTTTTCCGCTTTTTCAAATTCCTCTTCAATTTTTTTATCGCTTAACTTTGGTAACGACGAATGACTATAAGTATGAACTCCAACTTCGTGACCGTCGGCTATTTCTTGAGCAAAAATTCGAGGATTATCCTCAACGTTTTTTCCTAAAACAAAGAATGTTGCTTTTACGTTTTTATCTTTTAAGATTGCAAGTATTTCGGGGGTCACCTTATTGTGTGGTCCATCATCTATTGTCAATGCAACGACTTTCTGAGTAGTAGGAACTTTAGAAATTATTTTGGTATCGTTGGATGACTCCCTATCTATTAGCACAAACATTGCAGCCATTATTACTGCAGCGCATAGCATCAAGTGAAATCTTCTCATCGGTACTTACCTCCCTTCGCTTCATCAGAAGCACCTCACTGTGCCAAATATATGCAAGGTGTACTCAAATATTTCACTAAATTTAAATTATTGACAAAAAAAAAAGCCCCACCCCGGATGAGGTGCGGCTATTACAATTACCAATTATTTTCCAACTAAAGGAATTATAAAGTCTTTCCACTTTGTAAATGTTTCTATTAATGACGGGGAGTTATTTATAGTATTGATTACTGCATTAATTCCACTTAATATGCCGGTTAAGGTAATTTTATTAGGGCTGCCTGAATTAACCTGTTTATCAATTTCGTTAATAGATTCTTCCAGCTCTTTTTTAGTTGTATCTGGAATATCTGATGCTTTTATTTCTCTAATTAAATTTGCTGACAATTCTTTAGCCGTTTGATTTATATTAACAATTGTCTGATCAGAACCGATCCCTAAAGAGCCATGGTTATCATTAACAGTAACTCCGCCAAAACTGTTTTTGGAATTCACTAGTAACCCCTCCGCAAAATCGCAATTCCGAAAAATATTAACCATAAGTGGTGCACTTATTTCCGATGGAAGATTACCAATATTACCCTTAAATATCTGCGTTAAAGATATTGGTTGGTTTTCTGCTAGTTTAAATGTTTCTTGCCTTTCATTGGTGGTTGTTTTTTTTTAGTTTGCAGGTCCAATTGCCTTAGATATTCTTTGTAATCTTTGCAGACTTCAAAAGCAGGATAGATATAATCATATACATCACCATCGTCGCCTTCACAAAAATCATGACCGCAATACTGGCAAAACACATCTCTAAGCTTAACAGCTTTTTCGTCAAGAACCAGCAGTGTACGTGCACAGTTATCTCCTGGGCATCTTAATTCCCACTTTACACATAGTTTATGATCCTTGGTTAATTCCAGAAGGCGAGTAAAAACAGTATCTATCGGGAGGCCGGTACGCTTTGCAATCAGTGTAGGATAGAATTTCTTTACAGGCCACAATGCTATTTCATTGACGACCTCATCTATCTTCCATACTAAAGCCATACCCAGTCACCTCCCTCTTTTTGTATATATTTATTACTATAAATTATACCATTTGTCAAGGTTAAAAGATACGTTCGCGAACAAATTTTAAAACGTTTTCTGTCGCAGGTGTAACAAAATATACACTATTGCTTTTAAGACCTACCTTTATTGTATAACTTTGTGGCAAACCTTCATCCGATACTACAAACTGAATGAAACCACCTTGATGCTGCAAATACGGTTTTAAAAAATCGTATAATACTAGCTCTCTCAGATCCCGACCAGCAACGCCCAATGATACCTTTTCAATTCCCGATAATATTAATGCTGCAAAAGGAACACTTAGCATTTCACCTCCGAAAGCAATCTTTGCGTCTTTTAGCTCTTTAGTTAAACTATCGACATCCTCAGCAGCCAAGTATTCATCAAATGCAGTCAGCACTTTTGCAATAGCTTCTGTTTGTTCTGCTGTAAAATCCTCAAGCAACGACTCAGGTTTGGAAAGAGCTTCAATCAAATTTCCCTCCAACGCATCTGCCATTGCTTCTACATTATTACCAAAAGGAACTAGTATGTTCCTAGGTGTCAATGCTATTTCACGGTTAATTAAACGCGCAAAACTTCTTGCCACCTTTGAAGCAGTTCCAGGTTCAGAGCGAACTTCAAAACAATTTAACTCTTCATTAACATATACCGTAACAATACTACTGCTAGGGATTAGCTGCATTTCATCTCCATAAATATTTTTTGTTACTCCAGATTTATAAATGAACCTTAGGAAATACTCGCTTTCAGTATCACCATTAGCAGCACTAATTAAAATTGGTGTACTCGTTAATTCTTCTTTCGGTGGCATTTTTATATAATTAAACGGGTTAAAACCGCATTGCTTTATAAGGGTTTCTTTTATCCCTTTGGATGTACCTACATCTAACTGGTACCACATCACGGATGTACGTCCACACAGAAGCCTTGTTTTCCAAGCCTTCAGTTTTTCATTTTGAAGTTCAGTATTTCCCTTTATCTTTTCCCAAATAGTAAAGGCAAGCTCCGGTCGGTAACCATCAGTCGGTAAATTCATATCAGTACAAATTTCAACTAATTGATTTTTTGAAAGTTTCAGCAGATCACTATGATGCGTTATGTTTTGTATGTCTAGCAGAGTATCCACCCCCAAAACTATATATAAATACTTTACAAATTATACATATATTTGTAAAATCCTCCCTGTTTTGAAATAAACATCAACATTTACAATCGAGTAAGAGGCTACGCATTAGTTGAGTAGCCGACTTCTCACACCACCGTACGTACGGATCCGTATACGGCGGTTCAATAGCTTAAGTGCAATACCTCGTATCTTTTGGCTATATCATCATAGCCGATGGATGCGAGGTATTCGTTCGTTAATGACCTGCATAAAATCCAGCTACCTGCAATACGCCAATATCCTAGTCGGGAATAAGACCATTCTCTAGCCTTCTGCTTTGGTATACCGTGGAGCATGAGGTTCTTAAATTTTGCGGAGGGTTTCTTCCACTGTTTCCAAAAGATTTGCCTTATTCTTCGGCGTATCCATTCGTTAAGAGATTTTATCTTGGAACTCATTTCAGCTATTGCATAATAGCCTAACCATCCGGTTGTATATTTCCTGATATTGTTTAGAATTGCCGGGATAGGCTTGGCTTGCTTTCTGCTTGTTAATTGCCTGATTTTGTTCTTGAATTTCTCCATCGACTTGGCATGTGGCCGTATACCCATTCTTTTC
Proteins encoded in this window:
- a CDS encoding DUF2310 family Zn-ribbon-containing protein, producing the protein MGRFWGEKYVSLESPIRCGDCFGGIPLYRLPATRDDEYGDIITWESDYKACDTLQMNCSTGERFGLSQLSKHDSSLAIRGREICNRITVTTGIPTYYYLLKSSGKGLKAEQARKCPSCKGEWLLQEPLHGLFNFQCDGCRLLSNIAWSVRSIG
- a CDS encoding DUF2310 family Zn-ribbon-containing protein, which gives rise to MFVVEGIFKPAVSQDPEQIQEVLDHLLGALRMNGQILGREVCIT
- a CDS encoding polysaccharide deacetylase family protein — encoded protein: MRRFHLMLCAAVIMAAMFVLIDRESSNDTKIISKVPTTQKVVALTIDDGPHNKVTPEILAILKDKNVKATFFVLGKNVEDNPRIFAQEIADGHEVGVHTYSHSSLPKLSDKKIEEEFEKAEKVILPITAMPTLFRPPGGAFNERVIRIAKQRGYQVVLWSIDTRDWECPPEKRIIDEVYKAVKPGSIILMHDGQYPIPTPRVLGTIIDGLRERGYIFVTVSELLQYNEVGHTFRPFGSPF